Proteins from a single region of Chromobacterium sp. ATCC 53434:
- a CDS encoding LysR family transcriptional regulator, whose amino-acid sequence MSLRISLRELEVFAAVAELGTVTRAAERVALTQSAASQALDKLEQGLGVRLFDRVGRRLLINEHGRLLLPRARALLDAAHDLQGLFDGGGLALRVGASTTIANYLLPPLLAAFRRDWPQARLELEVANTRDIVEAVAAFRVDFGLIEGPCHHPELLASPWRQDELLVFAAASHPLAGRKVSAAELAEAEWILREAGSGTREEVERVLLPHLMRLSISMELGHSEAIKHAVAAGLGVSCLSRHVVADLLAAGGVVEVDADLPRLTRTLYRVQHRDKAIGRGMEAFGRHLQ is encoded by the coding sequence ATGAGCTTGCGCATCAGTCTGCGCGAACTGGAAGTGTTCGCGGCGGTGGCGGAGCTGGGCACGGTGACGCGCGCGGCCGAGCGGGTGGCGCTGACGCAGTCGGCGGCCAGCCAGGCGCTGGACAAGCTGGAGCAGGGCCTGGGCGTCAGGCTGTTCGACCGCGTCGGACGACGGCTGCTGATCAACGAGCACGGCCGGCTGCTGCTGCCGCGCGCCCGCGCGCTGCTCGACGCCGCGCACGATCTGCAGGGCTTGTTCGACGGCGGCGGGCTGGCCTTGCGCGTCGGCGCCAGCACCACCATCGCCAACTATCTGCTGCCGCCGCTATTGGCCGCCTTCCGCCGCGACTGGCCGCAGGCGCGGCTGGAGCTGGAGGTGGCCAACACCCGCGACATCGTCGAGGCGGTGGCGGCCTTTCGCGTCGATTTCGGCCTGATCGAGGGGCCCTGCCACCATCCGGAGCTGCTGGCCAGTCCATGGCGGCAGGACGAATTGCTGGTGTTCGCTGCTGCGTCCCACCCCTTGGCCGGGCGCAAGGTGTCGGCGGCGGAGCTGGCCGAGGCGGAGTGGATATTGCGCGAGGCCGGCTCCGGCACCCGCGAGGAGGTGGAGCGGGTGCTGCTGCCGCATCTGATGCGCTTGTCCATCAGCATGGAGCTGGGTCACTCGGAGGCGATCAAGCACGCGGTGGCGGCCGGGCTGGGCGTCAGCTGCCTGTCGCGGCACGTGGTGGCCGACCTGCTGGCGGCCGGCGGCGTCGTCGAGGTGGACGCCGACCTGCCGCGGCTGACCCGGACGCTGTACCGCGTCCAGCACAGGGACAAGGCGATAGGTCGCGGCATGGAGGCCTTCGGCCGGCACCTGCAATGA
- a CDS encoding DHA2 family efflux MFS transporter permease subunit, translated as MNHPPLTGSKLVWITLALSMSVFMQVLDTTIANVALPTISGNLGAATSQGTWVITSFGVANAIAVPLTGWLAKRFGEVKLFTASTLLFVLTSWLCGMSGSLEMLIFFRVLQGAVAGPMIPLSQSLLLSCYPPAKKGMALALWAMTVIVAPVFGPILGGVISDNWHWGWIFFINVPVGLAAAFISWRILKPRETDTVDLPIDKLGLALLVVGVGSLQMMLDRGKELDWFNSAEVVTLAVVAFLSLVYLVIWELGEEHPIVDLSLFSQRNFTVGTIAISLGFMLYFGAVVLLPLMLQTQLGYTATWAGLAAAPIGLIPVVLSPIIGKNAHRWDMRWLVTISFSVYAICFFWRSNFNTDMDFSYVVWPQVVQGIGVACFFMPLTTITLSGLHPSRIASASSLSNFLRILAGSIGTSITTTMWDRREAQHHAKLTEHVTQYDPASVSWFDAMGRLGLGGSQQHALTQLQITKQGYIMAANEIFWVSGILFVLLIALVWFAKPPFTAAGGDSGAH; from the coding sequence ATGAACCATCCGCCACTGACCGGCTCGAAACTGGTCTGGATCACGCTGGCGCTGTCGATGTCGGTGTTCATGCAGGTGCTGGACACCACCATCGCCAACGTGGCGCTGCCCACCATTTCGGGCAACCTCGGCGCCGCCACCAGCCAGGGCACCTGGGTGATCACATCGTTCGGCGTCGCCAACGCCATCGCGGTGCCGCTGACCGGCTGGCTGGCCAAACGCTTCGGCGAGGTCAAGCTGTTCACCGCGTCCACGCTGCTGTTCGTGCTGACCTCCTGGCTGTGCGGCATGTCCGGCAGCCTGGAAATGCTGATCTTCTTCCGCGTGCTGCAAGGCGCGGTGGCCGGTCCGATGATTCCGCTGTCGCAAAGCCTGCTGCTGTCATGCTACCCGCCGGCCAAGAAAGGCATGGCGCTGGCGCTATGGGCGATGACGGTGATCGTCGCGCCGGTGTTCGGCCCCATCCTCGGTGGCGTGATCAGCGACAACTGGCACTGGGGCTGGATCTTCTTCATCAACGTGCCGGTGGGCCTCGCGGCCGCCTTCATTTCCTGGCGCATTCTGAAGCCGCGCGAAACCGACACCGTGGACCTGCCTATCGACAAGCTGGGTCTGGCGCTGCTGGTGGTCGGCGTCGGCTCGCTGCAGATGATGCTGGACCGCGGCAAGGAGCTGGACTGGTTCAACTCCGCCGAAGTCGTCACGCTGGCGGTGGTCGCCTTCCTGTCGCTGGTCTATCTGGTGATCTGGGAGCTGGGCGAGGAACATCCTATCGTCGACCTGTCGCTGTTCAGCCAGCGCAACTTCACCGTCGGCACCATCGCGATCAGCCTGGGCTTCATGCTGTACTTCGGCGCCGTGGTGCTGCTGCCCTTGATGCTGCAGACCCAACTGGGCTACACCGCCACCTGGGCCGGCCTCGCCGCCGCGCCTATAGGCCTGATCCCGGTCGTGCTGTCGCCCATCATAGGCAAGAACGCGCACCGCTGGGACATGCGCTGGCTGGTGACGATCAGCTTCAGCGTCTACGCGATCTGCTTCTTCTGGCGCAGCAACTTCAACACCGACATGGACTTTTCCTACGTGGTGTGGCCCCAGGTGGTGCAGGGCATAGGCGTGGCCTGCTTCTTCATGCCGCTGACGACGATCACGCTGTCCGGCCTGCATCCGTCGCGGATCGCCAGCGCGTCCAGCCTGTCCAACTTCCTGCGCATCCTGGCCGGCAGCATAGGCACCTCGATCACGACGACGATGTGGGACCGCCGCGAGGCGCAGCACCACGCCAAGCTGACCGAGCATGTGACGCAGTACGATCCGGCCTCGGTCTCGTGGTTCGACGCGATGGGCCGGCTGGGCCTGGGCGGCAGCCAGCAGCACGCGCTGACCCAGCTGCAGATCACCAAACAGGGCTATATCATGGCCGCCAACGAGATCTTCTGGGTCTCCGGCATCCTGTTCGTGCTGCTGATCGCGCTGGTCTGGTTCGCCAAGCCGCCGTTCACTGCCGCCGGCGGCGACAGCGGCGCGCACTAG
- a CDS encoding efflux RND transporter periplasmic adaptor subunit yields the protein MDQKVETAQSRKRNLLVATTLFAAIAIGYGAYWALVLSHQENTDDAYVGGHLVQVTPEVGGTVAKVMVDDTITVKAGQVLLSYDNSDAQLAFERARNEFAQTVRQTRQLMANSQQLGAQVTLRQTELARAEADLKRRKQIAGSEAMSAEELGHAADAAAAAQAALTAAQEQAKAGLALVGKDALSQQPAVKAAASRLKEAWLALQRTEIKSPVTGTVARRNVQVGQRVAAGTPLMAVVPLENLWVDANFKEGQLAKIRIGQPVELKSDLYGGKVVYHGKVQGLSAGTGSAFSLLPAQNATGNWIKVVQRVPVRIALDAKDLQEHPLRVGLSIDAVVDTSNQDGKSLAEAAPPTVVSEHNGTLPDLKQADKLVAEILAANAN from the coding sequence ATGGATCAGAAAGTAGAAACCGCGCAAAGCCGCAAACGCAACCTGCTGGTGGCCACCACCTTGTTCGCCGCCATCGCCATCGGCTACGGCGCCTACTGGGCGCTGGTGCTGAGCCATCAGGAAAACACCGATGACGCCTATGTCGGCGGCCATCTGGTGCAGGTGACACCGGAAGTCGGCGGCACCGTCGCCAAGGTGATGGTGGACGACACCATCACGGTCAAGGCCGGCCAGGTGCTGCTCAGCTACGACAACAGCGATGCCCAGCTGGCCTTCGAGCGCGCCCGCAACGAATTCGCCCAGACGGTGCGCCAGACTCGCCAATTGATGGCCAACAGCCAGCAGCTGGGCGCCCAGGTGACGCTGCGCCAGACCGAGCTGGCCCGCGCCGAGGCCGACCTGAAGCGCCGCAAGCAGATCGCCGGCAGCGAGGCGATGTCGGCCGAGGAACTGGGCCACGCCGCCGACGCCGCCGCCGCCGCGCAGGCCGCGCTGACCGCCGCGCAGGAGCAGGCCAAGGCCGGCCTGGCGCTGGTCGGCAAGGACGCGCTGTCCCAGCAGCCGGCGGTGAAGGCCGCCGCCAGCCGTCTGAAGGAAGCCTGGCTGGCGCTGCAGCGCACCGAGATCAAGTCTCCGGTGACCGGCACCGTCGCCCGCCGCAACGTACAGGTCGGCCAACGCGTCGCCGCCGGCACGCCGCTGATGGCCGTGGTGCCGCTGGAAAACCTGTGGGTGGACGCCAACTTCAAGGAAGGCCAGCTGGCCAAGATCCGCATCGGCCAGCCGGTGGAGCTGAAATCCGACCTGTACGGCGGCAAGGTGGTCTACCACGGCAAGGTGCAGGGCCTGTCCGCCGGCACCGGCAGCGCCTTCTCCCTGCTGCCGGCGCAGAACGCCACCGGCAACTGGATAAAGGTGGTGCAACGCGTGCCGGTGCGCATCGCGCTCGACGCCAAGGACCTGCAGGAACATCCGCTGCGCGTCGGCCTGTCGATAGACGCGGTGGTGGACACCAGCAACCAGGACGGGAAATCGCTGGCCGAAGCCGCGCCGCCGACCGTCGTCAGCGAACACAACGGCACGCTGCCCGACCTGAAACAGGCCGACAAGCTGGTGGCGGAAATCCTGGCAGCCAACGCCAACTAA
- a CDS encoding efflux transporter outer membrane subunit codes for MNKKSWPQTAGVLLIGAVLGGCASFGPDTVPDRTLSAEQLQLAASKQQNISADWWRQLNDPTLNQLVEATLKDAPSLKLAAARLRQARAAVGIVESKDGPQLDATANAVDLHYDPLKPLLHKDYLTAYTAALVGSWEFDFWGKNHAAVSAALGQQQATAYEGEQTRLMLTQAVVAQYTQLQRSQAQAELLAQRLAVAQSRQKLTQARINAGLLPGDNQRGNEVSIEKLLQQQSALDNDIERGRHALSALSALTGQAPQAQAGLKAGKLETAPAPQLDSLDANLLGRRPDIAAQRARVEAMDSSIKEARAEFYPNVKLTVFAGQSSLEMNQLWKSESTLWGLMPAISLPLFHSGQLQSNLAKQQAGYDMAVQQYNQTVLDALRDAADAVSGWQNSQRQLKQAQAALDSSRKANDSMAARLRAGLVNKLSLLDAQDALLNQQSAYTDAKAASRMAWATLNTALGGGFATQPATR; via the coding sequence GTGAACAAGAAATCTTGGCCACAGACCGCCGGGGTGCTGCTGATCGGCGCCGTGCTCGGCGGCTGCGCCAGCTTCGGCCCGGATACCGTCCCCGACCGGACCCTGAGCGCCGAACAGCTGCAACTGGCCGCCTCCAAGCAGCAGAATATCTCTGCCGACTGGTGGCGCCAACTGAACGATCCGACACTGAATCAGCTGGTGGAAGCCACGTTGAAGGACGCGCCGTCGCTGAAGCTGGCCGCCGCCCGGCTGCGCCAGGCCCGCGCCGCCGTCGGCATCGTCGAAAGCAAGGACGGCCCGCAACTGGACGCCACCGCCAACGCCGTCGACCTGCATTACGACCCGCTGAAGCCGTTGCTGCACAAAGACTATCTGACCGCCTACACCGCGGCGCTGGTCGGCAGCTGGGAATTCGACTTCTGGGGCAAGAACCACGCCGCCGTCAGCGCCGCCCTCGGCCAGCAGCAGGCCACCGCCTATGAAGGCGAGCAGACCCGCTTGATGCTGACCCAGGCCGTCGTCGCCCAATACACCCAGCTGCAACGCAGCCAGGCGCAGGCCGAACTGCTGGCGCAGCGCCTCGCCGTCGCCCAGAGCCGTCAGAAACTGACCCAGGCCCGCATCAACGCCGGCCTGCTGCCCGGCGACAACCAGCGCGGCAACGAAGTCTCGATCGAGAAGCTGTTGCAGCAGCAAAGCGCGCTGGACAACGACATCGAACGCGGCCGCCACGCGCTGTCGGCGCTGTCGGCGCTGACCGGCCAGGCTCCGCAGGCCCAGGCCGGACTGAAGGCCGGCAAGCTGGAAACGGCGCCGGCGCCGCAACTGGACAGCCTGGACGCCAATCTGCTGGGCCGCCGTCCCGACATCGCCGCCCAGCGCGCCCGCGTCGAGGCGATGGACAGCTCGATCAAGGAAGCCCGCGCCGAGTTCTACCCCAACGTCAAGCTGACGGTGTTCGCCGGCCAGAGCTCGCTGGAAATGAATCAGCTGTGGAAGAGCGAATCGACGCTGTGGGGCCTGATGCCGGCCATCAGCCTGCCGCTGTTCCACTCCGGCCAGCTGCAGTCCAATCTGGCCAAGCAACAGGCCGGCTACGACATGGCGGTGCAGCAGTACAACCAGACCGTGCTCGACGCGCTGCGCGACGCCGCCGACGCGGTGTCCGGCTGGCAGAACAGCCAGCGCCAGCTGAAGCAGGCGCAGGCCGCGCTGGACAGCAGCCGCAAGGCCAACGACTCGATGGCCGCCCGCCTGCGCGCCGGCCTGGTCAACAAGCTATCGCTGCTCGACGCGCAGGACGCGCTGCTGAACCAGCAATCGGCCTACACCGACGCCAAGGCTGCCAGCCGAATGGCCTGGGCCACCCTGAACACCGCACTGGGCGGCGGCTTCGCCACACAGCCCGCCACCCGCTAA
- a CDS encoding MarR family transcriptional regulator — protein MSPNKSFAQLEQAVDRVQARFPGVPRQEVILTRLIFHIVPRLSCHMCETLKQHGLNETLWMALLALYACPNQTLNPSEISETLDSSRTNATRIADELVKNDWAARSSSAEDRRKIVLELTPTGIALVERLLPYSREIHRQLWVDFDDEEKQQMERLMRKLLSKLGG, from the coding sequence ATGAGCCCAAACAAGTCCTTTGCCCAACTGGAACAGGCGGTCGATCGCGTGCAGGCGCGCTTTCCCGGCGTGCCGCGCCAGGAAGTGATCCTGACCCGGCTGATCTTCCACATCGTGCCGCGTCTGTCCTGCCACATGTGCGAGACGCTGAAGCAGCACGGCCTGAACGAAACCCTCTGGATGGCCTTGCTGGCGCTGTACGCCTGTCCGAACCAGACGCTGAATCCATCCGAGATCAGCGAAACGCTGGATTCGTCGCGCACCAACGCCACCCGCATCGCCGACGAACTGGTGAAGAACGACTGGGCCGCGCGCTCCTCCAGCGCCGAGGACCGCCGCAAGATCGTGCTGGAGCTGACGCCGACCGGCATCGCGCTGGTGGAACGCCTGCTGCCGTACTCCCGCGAAATCCACCGCCAGCTGTGGGTCGACTTCGACGACGAGGAAAAACAGCAGATGGAAAGACTGATGCGCAAGCTGCTCAGCAAGCTGGGCGGTTGA